A stretch of Geotrypetes seraphini chromosome 2, aGeoSer1.1, whole genome shotgun sequence DNA encodes these proteins:
- the LOC117354923 gene encoding uncharacterized protein LOC117354923, giving the protein MEAETCDAGKSGSMTTSAATPTDFGDCCSPNCAANCETSGLPDISGLGHTDCRPLGNAETNTSAHARLSTHVQRRPELGHKPRQGTGARQRLVRGRKRKRKAWGRTRIATERCQQVHIQDLARHLLPEFGHCWKQADGSSFCPSMATHILKCHFHLFRCSKTRITSAIINVYSSNSTKVYGIISKLLISLSPRELHMRLIHVTFPAQFYSFCLLRRLSIASVLFTALQTRTGKLGA; this is encoded by the exons ATGGAG GCTGAGACCTGTGATGCAGGGAAGTCGGGCAGTATGACCACTTCTGCTGCCACGCCAACAGACTTCGGAGACTGCTGCTCACCCAACTGTGCCGCCAATTGCGAGACCTCGGGCCTACCAGACATTTCTGGCCTTGGGCACA CTGATTGTCGGCCACTGGGGAATGCAGAGACAAACACGTCGGCACATGCGCGGCtctccacacatgtgcagaggagGCCCGAACTAGGCCACAAGCCTCGGCAAGGCACAGGAGCGCGCCAAAGACTTGtcaggggcagaaaaaggaaaagaaaggccTGGGGAAGGACCAGAATAGCGACGGAAAG GTGTCAACAGGTTCACATCCAG gaTCTTGCTAGGCACTTGTTGCCTGaatttggtcactgttggaaacaggctgATGGTTcttcgttctgtcccagtatggcaactcatatTCTTAAATGTCATTTCCACTTATTCAGATGCAGCAAGACCCGGATAACTTCAGCAATCATCAACGTATACAGCAGTAATTCTACAAAG GTCTATGGCATTATTAGCAAGCTTTTGATTTCACTTTCACCAAGGGAGCTGCATATGAGATTGATCCACGTCACTTTCCCTGCTCAGTtttattctttctgtctcctgcggCGTCTTTCCATTGCCTCAGTACTGTTCACAGCACTGCAGACTCGCACAGGAAAGCTTGgggcatga